A stretch of the Argentina anserina chromosome 6, drPotAnse1.1, whole genome shotgun sequence genome encodes the following:
- the LOC126800021 gene encoding delta(12)-fatty-acid desaturase FAD2, which yields MGAGGRMSTPPTRKSAETDSIKRVPHLKPPFTLGQVKKAIPPHCFQRSVIHSFSYVVYDFAIASIFYYIASNYINHLSAPLSFLAWPIYWALQGCVLTGVWVIAHECGHHAFSDYQWLDDTVGLVLHSFLLVPYFSWKYSHRRHHSNTGSLERDEVFVPKQKSAMGWYSKYLNNPPGRFLTLAITLTLGWPLYLAFNVSGRPYNGFACHYHPYGPIYSDRERLQIFISDAGVLAMFYGLYRLAVAKGLAWVLCFYGGPLLVVNAFLVLITYLQHTHPSLPHYDSSEWDWLRGALATVDRDYGILNKVFHNITDTHVAHHLFSTMPHYHAMEATKAIKPILGDYYHFDGTPFYKAMWREAKECIYVEPDEVDKKGVFWYKNKL from the coding sequence ATGGGTGCTGGTGGAAGAATGTCTACACCCCCAACTCGCAAGAGTGCAGAAACTGATAGCATCAAGCGAGTGCCACACTTGAAACCTCCATTTACTCTTGGCCAAGTCAAGAAAGCCATCCCACCTCACTGTTTCCAGCGCTCTGTCATCCACTCGTTCTCGTACGTTGTCTATGACTTCGCAATCGCCTCCATCTTCTATTACATTGCTTCAAACTACATCAACCACCTCTCTGcacctctctctttcttggCATGGCCAATTTACTGGGCTCTTCAGGGCTGTGTCCTAACTGGTGTCTGGGTCATTGCACACGAGTGTGGTCACCATGCCTTTAGCGATTATCAATGGCTTGATGACACAGTTGGCCTGGTCCTGCACTCATTTCTTCTTGTCCCCTACTTCTCTTGGAAGTATAGCCATCGCCGCCACCATTCTAACACAGGTTCCCTTGAGCGAGATGAAGTCTTTGTCCCAAAACAGAAGTCTGCTATGGGATGGTACTCCAAATACCTCAACAACCCACCAGGCAGATTCCTTACTCTGGCTATCACACTCACTCTTGGCTGGCCTTTGTATCTGGCATTCAATGTTTCTGGAAGGCCCTATAATGGCTTTGCTTGTCACTACCATCCATATGGCCCCATCTATTCGGACCGTGAACGTTTGCAGATATTTATTTCAGACGCTGGTGTTCTTGCAATGTTCTACGGGCTTTACCGTCTCGCTGTTGCAAAAGGACTTGCCTGGGTCTTGTGCTTCTATGGAGGTCCCTTGTTGGTGGTGAACGCGTTTCTTGTTCTGATCACATATTTGCAGCACACCCACCCTTCATTGCCACACTACGATTCTTCCGAATGGGACTGGTTGAGAGGAGCTCTGGCAACTGTGGACAGAGACTATGGAATCTTGAACAAGGTCTTCCATAACATCACGGACACTCATGTGGCTCACCATTTGTTCTCAACCATGCCACATTATCATGCAATGGAGGCCACCAAGGCGATCAAGCCGATATTGGGCGACTATTATCATTTCGATGGGACTCCATTTTACAAAGCGATGTGGAGAGAAGCAAAGGAGTGCATCTATGTTGAGCCTGATGAAGTTGATAAGAAAGGTGTCTTCTGGTACAAGAATAAGCTGTGA
- the LOC126800036 gene encoding late embryogenesis abundant protein 46 translates to MQSIKEAAANVAASANSGMEKTKAITEEKMEKARAHDPIQKDMATQKKEGRIAEAEQHKREAMYHNAAARHGAAPTGSTGYGTGPTNYSTPGAGTATHSTTGAAGQHTGFNQMSALPGHGTGEPTGQVLEGVATAHPVGTNTGTGRTTAHNTHVGGGNAPGYGTGGTYN, encoded by the exons ATGCAGTCTATCAAGGAAGCCGCGGCCAACGTTGCTGCCTCAGCCAATTCTGGCATGGAGAAGACGAAGGCCATCACGGAAGAGAAG ATGGAGAAGGCGAGGGCACATGACCCGATTCAGAAGGATATGGCAACTCAAAAGAAGGAAGGGCGGATCGCCGAGGCTGAGCAGCACAAGCGTGAGGCCATGTATCACAACGCTGCCGCTAGACATGGAGCAGCTCCGACTGGATCCACCGGCTACGGTACTGGCCCTACGAATTACAGCACTCCCGGTGCTGGAACAGCCACGCATTCAACCaccggggctgcagggcagcaCACCGGGTTCAATCAGATGTCGGCACTGCCAGGACATGGAACCGGAGAGCCAACTGGTCAGGTGTTGGAGGGTGTTGCCACTGCACATCCAGTCGGAACTAACACCGGCACAGGGAGGACTACGGCACATAACACTCATGTGGGTGGTGGTAATGCCCCTGGGTATGGAACTGGCGGGACTTATAATTAG
- the LOC126800027 gene encoding zinc finger CCCH domain-containing protein 14 has translation MMDTRKRGRNEASPFHSNGGFKKNKQELDSLSTGVGSKSKPCTKFFSTTGCPFGESCHFLHYVPGGYNAVAQVMNLAPPPQSSRNFAGPPSHSNGSSTPSAKTRLCNKYNSAEGCKFGDKCHFAHGERELGKPLSLSYGHDDPRAMAPPPGRMSSWMEPGHAPPQGPASSFGASSTAKISVDASLAGAIIGKGGVNSKHICHQTGAKLAIRDHESDPNLRNIELEGTFEQIQQASALVRELIQSVLMPGPNKTPARGGPGAPAPPGSNYRTKLCDNFAKGTCTFGERCHFAHGAAELRKPGM, from the exons ATGATGGATACTCGTAAACGAGGCAGGAATGAAGCTTCTCCCTTTCACTCTAATGGCGGCTTCAAGAAGAACAAGCAAg AATTGGACTCCTTATCAACTGGTGTAGGAAGCAAATCGAAGCCATGCACCAAATTTTTCAG CACCACCGGCTGTCCTTTTGGTGAAAGCTGCCATTTCTTGCACTATGTTCCTGGTGGCTACAATGCTGTGGCTCAGGTGATGAATCTTGCACCTCCTCCTCAATCGTCGAGAAATTTTGCTGGTCCACCATCCCATTCAAATGGTTCCAGTACACCTTCTGCTAAAACTCGCTTGTGCAACAAGTATAACTCTGCTGAAGGTTGCAAATTTGGTGACAAATGCCATTTTGCACATGGTGAGAGGGAACTTGGTAAGCCCTTGTCTCTGTCCTATGGCCATGATGATCCCCGTGCCATGGCACCTCCTCCAGGCCGTATGAGTAGTTGGATGGAGCCAGGACATGCAcccccgcaaggcccggcatCTAGTTTTGGTGCTTCATCTACTGCAAAAATCAGTGTTGATGCTTCACTCGCAGGAGCCATTATTGGGAAGGGTGGTGTAAATTCAAAGCACATTTGTCATCAGACAGGGGCCAAACTTGCGATTCGGGACCATGAGTCGGATCCCAATCTCAGGAACATTGAACTTGAAGGAACCTTTGAACAGATTCAGCAAGCTAGTGCCTTGGTGAGAGAGCTAATTCAGAGCGTCTTGATGCCTGGCCCTAACAAAACCCCCGCAAGAGGAGGCCCTGGAGCTCCTGCTCCTCCGGGAAGCAACTATAGGACAAAACTATGTGATAATTTTGCAAAAGGGACTTGCACCTTTGGAGAAAGATGCCACTTTGCACATGGAGCTGCTGAATTGCGCAAACCTGGAATGTAA
- the LOC126800018 gene encoding enoyl-[acyl-carrier-protein] reductase [NADH] 1, chloroplastic-like, translated as MATTAAPGSHMAAIKPCVSSSRKAHMSFTANFGANSEVAVSKGLRSSSHISSRQPFFRSIQSGPVKTVKVITRAMSAGAENTPLPGLPIDLRGKRAFIAGVADDNGYGWAIAKSLAAAGCEILLGTWVPALNIFESSLRRGKFDESRVLPDGSLMEITKVYPLDAVFDNPDDVPEDIKSNKRYMGSSKWTVKEVAESVKEDFGSIDILVHSLANGPEVVKPLLETSRYGYLAAISASSYSFISLLQHFAPLMNPGGASISLTYIASERIIPGYGGGMSSAKAALESDTRVLAFEAGRKHRVRVNTISAGPLRSRAAKAIGFIDMMIDYSSANAPLPKELSAEEVGNVAAFLASPLASAITGSVVYVDNGLNAMGVGVDSPIFENLELPKEA; from the exons ATGGCCACCACTGCAGCTCCTGGTTCACACATGGCAGCAATTAAGCCTTGCGTATCGTCCTCCCGAAAAGCACATATGTCTTTTACTGCCAATTTTGGTGCAAACAGTGAAGTGGCTGTTTCTAAGGGGCTTAGAAGCTCTTCCCACATCTCGTCAAGGCAACCATTCTTCCGGAGCATCCAATCAGGGCCTGTGAAGACTGTAAAGGTTATCACAAGAGCAATGTCAGCAGGAGCTGAGAACACTCCATTGCCAGGATTGCCCATTGATTTGAGAG GAAAGCGAGCATTCATTGCTGGTGTGGCAGATGATAATGGATATGGATGGGCAATAGCGAAATCACTTGCTGCTGCTGGTTGTGAAATTCTTCTCGGTACATGGGTGCCG GCACTTAACATTTTCGAGTCCAGTTTAAGGCGTGGGAAGTTTGATGAATCACGCGT ATTGCCCGATGGTTCTCTGATGGAAATTACTAAAGTCTATCCACTGGATGCAGTTTTTGACAATCCTGATGATGTCCCTGAAGAT ATAAAATCAAACAAACGCTACATGGGGTCTTCAAAGTGGACCGTTAAG GAGGTTGCTGAATCTGTTAAAGAGGATTTTGGAAGCATTGATATTCTGGTCCATTCCCTGGCTAATGGACCAGAG GTTGTCAAACCTCTTTTGGAAACGTCAAGATATGGATATCTTGCAGCCATCTCTGCATCAAGCTACTCATTTATCTCTTTACTCCAACATTTTGCTCCATTAATGAACCCAG GTGGTGCATCAATCTCTCTGACATACATTGCGTCCGAGAGGATCATTCCCGG GTATGGGGGAGGTATGAGTTCAGCAAAGGCTGCTCTAGAGAGTGACACACGT GTGCTGGCCTTTGAAGCTGGAAGAAAACACAGAGTCAGAGTCAACACAATCTCTGCAG GCCCGTTAAGAAGCCGTGCTGCAAAAGCTATTGGTTTTATTGATATGATGATTGATTATTCATCAGCCAATGCTCCCTTACCGAAAGAGTTATCTGCTG AGGAGGTGGGGAATGTTGCTGCCTTCCTTGCGTCACCGTTGGCATCAGCAATCACCGGCAGTGTTGTATATGTCGACAATGGTCTAAATGCAATGGGCGTGGGAGTTGACAGCCCAATTTTTGAAAACCTTGAGCTTCCGAAAGAAGCCTAG
- the LOC126796933 gene encoding non-structural maintenance of chromosomes element 4 homolog A-like, translated as MVKREFGHAATSGGDETDEPDHPAAAADPRALRSRYHTVKTILYDEREDLTRADSKKFNSIIEQVESLHQLVRKPREQVADAEALLDIASTLMTSVRAHNKEGITASGFINCIVSDFRKPSGNGSSSISWRDIGNAVSHVFQRTPRCCTMIGPMNAEVKRRKVYQRHKRGNPTDNATPQELGDAVQEEETETVKNVSTMFNILRKKRRVRLENLVLNGSSFAQTVENVFALSFLVKDGRVEIKVNEEGHHLVSPRNAPAAKAIASGNVAFCHFIFRFDYKDWKLMKEVVKVGEELMRHRSPADVSNNSQREETPVTIGTTPIRKFSRNRGLVIREQPLGTDSSRSIAEDSDECDYAASASATRKGKRKLA; from the exons ATGGTGAAACGCGAGTTCGGTCATGCGGCTACTAGCGGCGGAGATGAGACAGACGAACCTGATCACCCGGCGGCTGCGGCTGACCCTAGAGCACTCCGATCACGCTACCACACTGTCAAGACCATCCTCTACG atgAAAGAGAGGATCTCACAAGAGCAGACTCTAAGAAGTTCAATTCCATCATTGAGCAAGTGGAAAGCTTGCACCAGCTGG TAAGAAAACCAAGAGAGCAGGTTGCGGATGCGGAGGCTCTTCTGGACATTGCAAGCACCTTGATGACCTCTGTAAGGGCACATAACAAGGAAGGGATTACTGCTTCGGGTTTCATCAACTGTATTGTTAGTGACTTCAGGAAACCGAGTGGTAATGGCAGCAGCTCAATATCGTGGAGGGACATTGGGAATGCGGTATCACATGTTTTCCAGAGAACCCCTCGATGCTGCACTAT GATTGGGCCTATGAATGCTGAAGTGAAGCGAAGAAAGGTATATCAACGTCACAAACGTGGGAATCCTACAGACAATGCTACCCCTCAAGAG CTTGGTGATGCTGTTCAAGAAGAGGAAACCGAGACTGTTAAAAATGTGTCCACCATGTTTAATATCTTGAGGAAAAAGAGAAGGGTCAGGCTTGAAAATCTGGTTCTGAATGGAAGTTCTTTTGCACAGACAGTGGAAAATGTGTTTGCCCTGTCATTTCTTGTTAAAGATGGGAGAGTCGAAATAAAAGTGAATGAGGAAGGCCATCATCTAGTGT CTCCAAGGAATGCTCCTGCTGCCAAAGCAATTGCCTCAGGAAATGTTGCTTTCTGCCACTTCATATTCAGATTTGATTACAAGGACTGGAAG TTAATGAAAGAGGTGGTTAAGGTTGGAGAGGAGCTGATGCGCCATAGGTCTCCAGCAGATGTATCAAACAACTCGCAACGAGAAGAAACTCCAGTAACAATAGGCACCACTCCGATTAGGAAGTTCTCGAGGAACAGAGGCTTGGTTATACGGGAGCAGCCTTTAGGAACTGATAGTAGTAGATCAATTGCTGAAGACTCGGATGAATGTGATTATGCTGCAAGTGCTTCTGCCACTCGTAAAGGGAAGCGCAAACTAGCATGA
- the LOC126800025 gene encoding uncharacterized protein LOC126800025: MKASVKFREDQKPLLRAKVPLSILGLPFQSGIVAGESKELTLNLATFFESGPSIRVAYRPNDTWKPFSLVVKTGTGSLGSPINSSMLMSAEFNLLGNNNPSFMLHFKPQFGDFSVKKSSQSSVLDKMLGSQNGVVSAEPPTIKVVDAPAGEGLFSGKRITILPSESAASGAVAGLLSGMEVSARTSVPVRSRAVVSLRWGVRVPAELKSGDYGTAGIAFQKIPFLVMNKIGIEHVDGGDSKGSNVKPAAAAAGGQALTFPGNVEVAEACFNVKRQLEALQSENGLLRKAVEELRQEITGGSFNSGKYRGMERSGGHWGSGNNEKKSQEGDVSEELKKALKGA, translated from the coding sequence ATGAAAGCTTCAGTCAAATTCCGGGAGGACCAGAAGCCACTGCTCCGGGCCAAAGTGCCCCTCAGCATCTTGGGCCTCCCTTTCCAATCCGGAATCGTCGCCGGCGAGTCCAAGGAGCTCACTCTCAACCTCGCGACCTTCTTCGAATCCGGACCCTCCATCCGCGTCGCCTACCGCCCCAACGACACGTGGAAGCCCTTCTCCCTCGTCGTCAAGACCGGCACCGGCTCCTTGGGATCTCCGatcaactcctccatgctgatGTCCGCCGAGTTCAACCTCCTGGGCAACAACAACCCCAGCTTCATGCTCCACTTCAAGCCTCAGTTTGGGGACTTCTCCGTCAAGAAGTCGTCGCAGTCGTCGGTCCTGGATAAGATGCTGGGCTCCCAGAACGGCGTCGTTTCGGCCGAGCCGCCGACGATTAAGGTCGTGGATGCGCCGGCTGGGGAGGGGCTGTTTTCTGGGAAGAGAATTACGATTCTGCCCTCCGAGAGTGCTGCGTCCGGGGCCGTGGCGGGTCTACTGTCCGGGATGGAGGTCTCGGCGAGGACGTCGGTGCCGGTGAGGAGCAGGGCAGTGGTGAGCTTGCGGTGGGGGGTGAGGGTTCCGGCAGAGCTGAAGAGCGGGGATTATGGGACGGCGGGGATTGCGTTTCAGAAGATCCCGTTCCTGGTGATGAACAAGATCGGGATCGAGCACGTGGACGGCGGGGATTCGAAGGGGAGCAATGTGAAGCCTGCCGCGGCGGCGGCGGGGGGTCAGGCTTTGACGTTTCCGGGGAATGTGGAGGTGGCGGAGGCTTGTTTCAATGTGAAGAGGCAGCTGGAGGCTTTGCAGAGCGAGAATGGGTTGCTGAGGAAAGCTGTGGAGGAGCTGAGGCAGGAGATTACCGGCGGGAGTTTTAATTCGGGGAAGTATAGGGGAATGGAGAGGAGCGGTGGGCATTGGGGCTCCGGCAACAATGAGAAGAAATCGCAGGAGGGAGATGTGAGTGAGGAGTTGAAGAAGGCACTGAAGGGTGCTTGA